The Cololabis saira isolate AMF1-May2022 chromosome 23, fColSai1.1, whole genome shotgun sequence genomic sequence attttttatttatttttttattgcattaccggaaattaaagaactttatcaaaatattctaattttctgagacagtcctgtatataaactaAAATCGTACTAGAAAAGAGTTTTTCTGACCAATGACAGAAATTGGGGCAGATGACAGGAATCTTCTCATGTATGTGAATTTGGAACTTGCATTATTTCTACCAAAAGCAAGTTTCTCTTGCAAAGCTAGACCTTTTTGTTTGCAGTGGCAACCTCAGACACTTGGTTGGCTACTGTGTTTTAGAAAAACTGATAAAACTGCTGaacggaaaagaaaaaaaggaccaaTAGCGCAAAATTGGCATCAACTTCCATTGATGAAGCGGAGGATTTATGGTAGGAAAAAATTGTCCTGACAAATCTGTAACTAGCCTGCATATGTGCACAAGACTTGAACAAGAATTCAATATgggagcaaaaaaaagaaagaaagggaggacTAGACAAACTTTACATACAGAAATCATAAAAGTGCAAATGGCAATCTCATTATGGGTTaaactttaaaacaaaaacaaaaccagaatGTTAGTAATTGGGGAGAGTGCAGGGCGGCGGCGAAGTGGGAGGTACGCATGTGAAGGGCGGGAGGGGGGTGCAGAGACGGTGGATGGAAACCAGGAAAAGGAAAGCAAATGCCAAAACAGAGTGATGTAGGAGTCGGGGGGGAGTGGGGGTGGGATGGTAGTAAACTGACAAGTCAAACTGTACCTACCAGGATAGGGTTATTTTCTACAGTCACCACTTAAACCTAGTGAGGAAAAATTTAAAGAGTAGCTGACAAAAGATGCAAAAGTGACTGGAGATGAAGAAACATTAATGAATaggaaaagaaagcaaaaaaagcAGAATTCAAAAATGTCAAAGACCCTACTGCCCCCTAAACTCAAGCCCGACTGGGTAACGGGTAGAACGGCCTGTGGTCCAAAGTCCTGACACTTCTGTACTTTACAGAGTACGTTTACGTGGCTCTTGAGCTCACACGGCTCTCCAAAAGTCAATCTTAACCTAACACCCATCGCCATGGCACTTACTGCATGTGGAAAATGAGCAAATTGGAGTCCGACAGGCAATAACctatttatttgtttgagtTTCTATTCAAATAAAGtgaattttcactttaaaaaagaaacatttgacgcaatagagggtctgcattgacgtcacttccccactggaccaacCCCCTACTcacactggccacggttacatgatgtttaactcggaattaattattccggattaaatcattcagaattaaactatttaccttcgagtttacatggaaatggtaattctgaattgaggtttacacggaaaacacgtttgatcggctttctccaattcctctacaggtctgggggttgggaaggttctgattggataggggggggaccggaagttacgtctactggaagaaaaacaaacttagccgctacaactttgaaaagctcacgctctgttcttttaattatttccaggtcctccaagctatttattaaataaatggtctctgctcttgaccagcgtttactgcgtgctgcatcttgaaactttgttaggaaaaccagcccagcgtggaatataaggtcatggagacagacgggcgagggaacgagcagaaagaaagaccagaattaatttaaagaggaatgagtgtaaacatgatcgtggaattaatctattcagatttaaaaatgaaaataaaccagccacttacttcagaattaagtttaattctgaatggccattttcattcggaatgaggcgtttacatggtaatttttactcattttaaatcggatttaattttaattctgaattaaaggggaattaaacttcccatgtaaactcaccaagtggcaaaacatcagcaaaaatagctGCTACTTGTGGAGAAGACGGAATAACaactgattatcagcttaaattagcgtcagttggacttgacagtgagccgtacagtttccccaagatccagtggtccatggacattaatatttggtacagttaccccaagaaccagtggtccatggacattaatatttggtacagttaccccaagaaccagtggtccatggacattaatatttggtacagttaccccaagaaccagtggtccatggacattaatatttggtgcagttaccaagaaccagtggtccatggacattaatatttggccacgaatttGGTgcaacccgctgtgaagtcgcatctgtgacgtcatgcgcattccctctattacaAAGTTGTAGCTACAGCCAGTCCAGGAAGGCGAGGCTTATTGGTCTCGATGATTCAACTATTTCAGCTACATGCTGAACCAAATTCTACTCCTAGCTGCAGTGAGAAGGCATGCATGAGGGTGGCTCAAGTACAGAGAGGGCAGAAAGGAAGCAAAGCTGAAGATGATCAAAAACAATTCAAGTTGCAATTTTTACTACGGAACAATTCAACTCTCATCAGCTAATAATATCAATATATTGAATATTCCATCCTAATTAATGACCAGTCTCTTAACCATTTTTGTTAACCAAGTTTTCAGTGGCGGTGCACGTAGTTTGGGATAAACTGAGCCTGTTGGGTTGGCTGTCCAGCAGTGCCTTCCTGTTTCAGGCGTACTGGATCAGTGAGGCTGGAGGTTAGATTTTAGTAACATGCAGCATTCAGACTTAACTGGCTGGTGAGCGTTATGCTGAAAACAGTtgttaaaaaagggaaaaattaaCCAATAATTGTATATTTCATATTGGCCTGGAAATCAAACCCAGACCATGATGCGattaaaccataaatcagatgtGTTCAGTGTGTTGGGCTCTCATAATGGGGGCGAGGACAGCCCTGCTCTACCTGGATCCCAGGAAGGGGTTTGTAAAGGGACCTGCGCTTTAGCAACTCTAAATGTGACATCTGGAAAGTGGAAGGGTTGACTGCCTCCAGTAAAAGCAGCAAACAGTATCCTGAGCCAACAGAGTTGAGAAGTGCTGAACACGGCCTTTTGTCAGGACACGAGAGATCTTTAGAGGAGCGTCTGTGTGCGTCATCTCACCTTGGGATCATAGTCAGGGTCGTTCTCCTCGTCAGCCTCCTCTTCACCCTCCTGAACACAGAGCACGTTACAGCATTAAGCAATGCATACATTTGCAAGTtgtagtgttaaaaaaaaaaaaaaaaaaaaaaaaaaagatagtttTACCTCATCTGCCTCTTCTCCCTCCTCATCATACTGAAAGAGAAATAAATTGATtacttaaaacaaaaacactccACCCTTGTACATTCTCCATGGGCAGTTACCCCCACATCTTTCACATTTCCTCCTTCAACCCTCGACAGTTTTTCcagcttatttctttctttccacatctaTACAGTTCTATATCTACTGCTACTTTTTCAAAAGTCCACTTTAAAACCACTAAATTCAAATTAAAGCTATAATTTTCATCGAACCTGCATTGGAAGAAAACTGTGCTTGAAAAAGCCTTAACAGTTTTGGTCCAGCCCTTCATGCCCCCCCGGCCACCTCAGCGTCTGctgtacatctgtttatatagtcatccctgtattgCACCAGTTAACCATGGTGTCTGTGTCTCCTTTTCTGTTATTCAttctctgttctctcttttcctgctctgcccagctggcatccggcaggaggttcccccttattgtttaattgtttaactaggatccccattagctacagcatgactgcagctattcttcctggggtccgccaacattttaaaatacagtactaaacataacataataaaagcaaaccaaatacatttccactatataaagagaatatcaaattaaaaatactctgcaaaaaaaaaaagcagaccaTTCCACAAAATGAAGACAGTGAAATGAGAACAACACTGCACAGTTAAGAGTTTATCTGAGGTGGAAAGCAGTCcacaatttcatttcaattttaatctagaacttcacaactgatctaatacagaaaaaaagaaaaaatacattcaacatTAAAAACCAACTATGTTTCCATTTCCAGCATGTCAGACAAGCAGTCCCAGCAGCTGCTTGTTTaacttatgatccaggtctcttccctcctaaaggggagtttttccttgccactgtttatgtaataaatgctcggggttcatgttctgagTCTCTGGAAAACACCTAGAgacacttctgttgtaatagatactatatatataaaattgaaTGACACTAGCACCACACAagaacctgaaccagctgaCCACAAGGTGGCGGTAATGCACATCTCCTGCTGTTTGTATATGCCAGCATAGGAATGTTTGTTGCcccgtaaaggttcctgaaggccactttGGCCTCAGGAGCCACGCAGCAACAATCCGGCCCCTGAAGAATCTACCTGGAACTCCTGCTAATGGAGTGTTGTACTCACATCGTCGTCGTCATCTTCTATGGCCTCCCCTGTGAAGTAGAGTACAGCCCGAGGTACGATGCGCTCGCGGATGAAGTGGCCGATTTCAAAGTCTGCAGCCAGAACGGCCTCCGAGTCCTCATCCTGAAAACAGACGTGCCGTTTATTCAAGTACTTTGCAGCTTTTTTCATGAAAACAACCGAGCTGAGTCAGCAGTCCCACTGCAGGTTTGAGGTGAGCATCTTATTGCTCGTGCACTTAGGTTTGCTTAAATACTTCAAAGTATTTCCCCAAGAGAAAACCAAATGCAATGATCCAacactttaaagttttaaaTGGGACactacaaagaaagaaaaaaaaactaggcCTGGAAACATTTCAAAGAGCCGTTatatctctctctcatacacaattattttatatatatatatatatatatatatatatatatatatatatatataaaaaataaagaggagGTGCCGTGCAGCCGACTACCATTTAATGTGCGTCTGAAAACTTACAGTAAAGCATATTTACACATCTACGGCACAAACATCAGCAAATTATGGAATATATAATAGAAGCGTGAATTACCAACTCTCCATTTTCTGGAactgtaaaggaagaagaaaaatagggAAGTTATTTCAAAAACATTGTTGCCATAAAATGGAAAATGAAGCGTGTGAAGGACAGCGTTGAGCCTCACCCTCTGGTGGTGTGAAGAAGTTGAAGAACGAGTCGTTGGGGACGGTTTTAGTGACAGTCCTCACTGTGCCGCGTCCCTTGTGCTTCTGTTTTTTCTTGATCGTCTTCAGCGTGACGTTCTTGCCCTTCGTCCAGTCAATTGTGCAGCTGTTGGCACAGATTTACGGGTCACATTTAAAGACATTCGGGTAACTACACCGGATTCAGAAGGGCGGTAGAAACATTAAGACTAATGAAAGCCACACGTCACAGCACACAAatgacgcttttccactagtacctactccgcCCGACtcgtttcatgatccaactctgaggtgcagatgttcataaacctggtgctgaggagagaattaaaaagggatctagatggacgataaggaacgaccagatctaccaggagctgtctcttcatagctgctcgtggctccagctgacttttcagcagcgccgagacaaacaaaaaaaaattaaaaagcgtcgccccttgaagcttctctaactctcattttttaacttgatatacGAAAACAAGTCACAGactcagcagcacatctatcatctcctccaggttctacatctttagtgttctgccggaggatctgagaggagctgcaaatgtggacattttttaaacgtagactaaaaactcatctctttggtctggcttttatgtagcgtcaaattttatagtttattccatttaacattttttaaaggtatttgttttatttattcatctatttcttgtaatgtttttattatttttattgttgtggactgattattttttagccttaatccttttAACTTTTATCatgatttcattttaattaactatattgtatgtcagtgtgcattggtctcccagtttttattacgcttatttttcagtcaaaatgtcaaagcactttgtatttcatgtacctggatgaaaggtgctatacaaataaaatttgattgattgtcttcttcatttatgtcacacaatcaaataagtcacagcagcttcgctccaacctcctacttctgatctgggtattgaaaagaaacgaaggCGAGTCGAGCTGAACTGAGCAGGtattagtggaaaagcgccataacacTTGGGTTTAACATGAACAAACGTGGCTGCTGCTGCGTCACTCACCCTGTGCAGGACATGATCTCTGGGCCGTCGAAGGAGAAGGGGTCTCTCTCGTCAGGTTCTGACCGCATCTTGTAGGTTTTTGTCAACACTGTATTTGTGAAGAAGTCATTCGCCTCAAATTGGAATTCTAATGTGAAGCTCTGTTGAACGACAAAAGAACAAAATCAGAGACGGTTCACGCCTGAAACTGTTGAGACTGAATGTTTGGGCACTCACCATCGGCTGTCCCGGATCAGAGAACTTTACTTTAATATCTTGTAAATGTTTTAGTATGGGTTCATCGTGTTCCTGAGGAGCGACGGAAACACAAACAGCAAACAGGAGAAAGTCAGGAACAGTTTTTAAACATCCTTGATGGCACATGCAAACttccaccagcaggtggaagcaAGTCTTGATTTTTCATTGAACGGTTGCCGTCGGCAACCCGTTTCTCTGCGTCAGCAGCGTGAACCGACCTGCAGCATGTCGCTAAGCAAGTCCACGTTCTTGAACACTGTTAGCCAGAACTCTGGGATGCCTTTGGGGTCTTCCTTCTCCTCgtctttcttctcttcctccaactTGGCCTTCTCCTTCATCTCATCCTGGTTGAGAGACATTTTGCTCAGCCATTTCACACCACTATTAATACAGAAATCCTAAACACCAACACTAAATAGTGCACACAAGTTACTGTGCATTCTGGTTCCAGGTGTCTAAGGAATCTCAGATTCAGACTAATAATCCCTTTGGGAAATTGCCATCTCACTCAAtcagcactgtcatatacaaatcaaacaccccaaaagccaatataaagataaaaaaaaaaaaaaaaaaaagggcatctGAGGTGTAATGAAAAACTAAATGTTTGTAACATGCTGTACATCACAGAAGTGCAGCTTATGTTGGCGATGATTACAAGCCAAATGTAGAAAGCTGTGACTAAGAGGAAACAAAAACCCCAATATTTAGACAGGAAGCATGCAGGCATATACATCACCTGTACCTGCTTACTTACTGTcaactcttcctcctcatctgcCTTCCATTCACATTCCTCATCCGTGGGCTCGTAAGCTGCTTTTACTATGTCACTTCTCTGTAAGGAGGACAAGAAAGTAGGAAATGTCAGATTTGTACAAATGTCCCACAAACAGGatcttccaaaaaaaaaaaaaaaaaaaaaaaaaaaaaaaaactgtttccaAATAAAAAGTCCATATTTAAGAGGGATGTCCTAACACTAG encodes the following:
- the nap1l1 gene encoding nucleosome assembly protein 1-like 1 isoform X2; this encodes MADIDNKDQTEMDPADMEDVEEVEEEETGEDENSKARQLTVQMMQNPQILAALQERLDGLNGSPSGYMESLPKVVKRRVNALKNLQVKCAHIEAKFYEEVHELERKYAALYQPLFDKRSDIVKAAYEPTDEECEWKADEEEELTDEMKEKAKLEEEKKDEEKEDPKGIPEFWLTVFKNVDLLSDMLQEHDEPILKHLQDIKVKFSDPGQPMSFTLEFQFEANDFFTNTVLTKTYKMRSEPDERDPFSFDGPEIMSCTGCTIDWTKGKNVTLKTIKKKQKHKGRGTVRTVTKTVPNDSFFNFFTPPEVPENGELDEDSEAVLAADFEIGHFIRERIVPRAVLYFTGEAIEDDDDDYDEEGEEADEEGEEEADEENDPDYDPKKDANPPAECKQQ
- the nap1l1 gene encoding nucleosome assembly protein 1-like 1 isoform X1 codes for the protein MADIDNKDQTEMDPADMEDVEEVEEEETGEDENSKARQLTVQMMQNPQILAALQERLDGLNGSPSGYMESLPKVVKRRVNALKNLQVKCAHIEAKFYEEVHELERKYAALYQPLFDKRSDIVKAAYEPTDEECEWKADEEEELTVSKQDEMKEKAKLEEEKKDEEKEDPKGIPEFWLTVFKNVDLLSDMLQEHDEPILKHLQDIKVKFSDPGQPMSFTLEFQFEANDFFTNTVLTKTYKMRSEPDERDPFSFDGPEIMSCTGCTIDWTKGKNVTLKTIKKKQKHKGRGTVRTVTKTVPNDSFFNFFTPPEVPENGELDEDSEAVLAADFEIGHFIRERIVPRAVLYFTGEAIEDDDDDYDEEGEEADEEGEEEADEENDPDYDPKKDANPPAECKQQ
- the nap1l1 gene encoding nucleosome assembly protein 1-like 1 isoform X3, yielding MADIDNKDQTEMDPADMEDVEEVEEEETGEDENSKARQLTVQMMQNPQILAALQERLDGLNGSPSGYMESLPKVVKRRVNALKNLQVKCAHIEAKFYEEVHELERKYAALYQPLFDKRSDIVKAAYEPTDEECEWKADEEEELTVSKQDEMKEKAKLEEEKKDEEKEDPKGIPEFWLTVFKNVDLLSDMLQEHDEPILKHLQDIKVKFSDPGQPMSFTLEFQFEANDFFTNTVLTKTYKMRSEPDERDPFSFDGPEIMSCTGCTIDWTKGKNVTLKTIKKKQKHKGRGTVRTVTKTVPNDSFFNFFTPPEVPENGELDEDSEAVLAADFEIGHFIRERIVPRAVLYFTGEAIEDDDDDYDEEGEEADEEGEEEADEENDPDYDPKV